Proteins from a genomic interval of Bos mutus isolate GX-2022 chromosome 26, NWIPB_WYAK_1.1, whole genome shotgun sequence:
- the CYP2E1 gene encoding cytochrome P450 2E1: MAALGITVALLVWMATLLFISIWKHIYSSWKLPPGPFPLPIIGNLLQLDIKNIPKSFTRLAERYGPVFTLYLGSQRAVVVHGYKPVKEVLLDYKNEFSGRGENPGFQEHKNNGIIFNNGSTWRDTRRFSLTTLRDLGMGKQGNEQRIQREAHFLLEVLRKTQGQPFDPTFVVGFAPYNVISDILFHKRFDYKDQTSLRLMSLFNENFYLLSSPWIQLYNNFSDYLQYLPGSHRKLLKNVSEVKSYALERVKDYQKSLEPSCPRGFLDTMLIEMAKERHSVDPMYTLENIAVTVADLLFAGTETTSTTLRYGLLILMKYPEVEEKLHEEIDRVIGPSRIPAVKDRLDMPYLDAVVHEIQRFIDLIPSNLLHKATQDTVFRGYVIPKGTVIIPTLDSVLYDRQEFPEPEKFKPEHFLNENGKFKYSDHFKAFSAGKRVCVGEGLARMELFLLLAAILQHFNLKSLVDPKDIDLSPIAIGFGKIPPRYKLCLIPRSKV; the protein is encoded by the exons ATGGCCGCCCTGGGCATCACGGTCGCCCTGCTGGTGTGGATGGCCACCCTGCTGTTCATCTCCATCTGGAAGCACATCTACAGCAGCTGGAAACTGCCCCCTGGCCCTTTCCCACTGCCCATCATCGGGAATCTTTTACAACTGGATATTAAGAACATTCCCAAATCCTTCACCAGG CTGGCAGAGAGGTACGGGCCGGTGTTCACCCTGTACCTGGGCTCTCAGCGTGCCGTGGTCGTGCATGGCTACAAGCCCGTGAAGGAGGTCCTGCTTGACTACAAGAACGAGTTTTCTGGCAGAGGAGAAAACCCTGGGTTCCAGGAGCACAAGAACAATG GGATCATTTTCAACAATGGATCAACCTGGCGGGACACCCGACGGTTCTCGTTGACCACCCTCCGTGACTTAGGGATGGGAAAACAGGGCAATGAGCAGCGGATCCAGAGGGAGGCCCACTTCCTGCTGGAGGTGCTCAGGAAGACCCAGG GCCAGCCCTTTGACCCCACGTTTGTCGTCGGCTTTGCACCTTACAATGTCATCTCTGACATCCTCTTCCACAAACGCTTTGACTATAAAGATCAGACGAGCCTGAGGCTGATGAGTCTGTTCAACGAGAACTTCTACCTGCTCAGCAGCCCCTGGATCCAG CTTTATAATAATTTCTCAGACTACCTACAGTACCTGCCTGGAAGCCATAGAAAGCTACTGAAAAATGTGTCTGAAGTAAAAAGTTATGCTTTAGAAAGAGTGAAGGATTACCAGAAGTCCCTGGAACCCAGCTGCCCCCGAGGCTTCTTGGACACCATGCTGATAGAAATGGCCAAG GAAAGACACAGTGTGGACCCTATGTACACCTTGGAAAACATCGCTGTGACTGTGGCCGACCTGCTCTTTGCGGGGACAGAGACCACCAGCACCACCCTGCGATACGGGCTCCTGATTCTCATGAAATACCCGGAGGTTGAAG AGAAACTTCATGAAGAAATTGACAGGGTGATTGGGCCAAGCCGAATCCCTGCCGTCAAGGACAGGCTGGACATGCCCTACCTGGATGCTGTGGTACATGAGATTCAGCGATTCATCGACCTCATTCCCTCCAATCTGCTCCACAAAGCAACCCAGGACACAGTGTTCAGAGGATATGTCATCCCCAAG GGCACAGTCATAATTCCGACGCTGGACTCTGTCTTATACGATAGGCAAGAGTTTCCTGAACCAGAGAAGTTTAAACCAGAGCACTTtctgaatgaaaatggaaagttcAAGTACAGTGACCATTTTAAGGCGTTTTCTGCAG GAAAGCGggtgtgtgttggagaaggcctGGCTCGCATGGAACTGTTCCTGCTCTTGGCCGCCATCCTGCAGCACTTTAACTTGAAGTCACTTGTTGACCCCAAGGATATCGACCTCAGCCCCATTGCAATTGGGTTTGGCAAGATCCCGCCCCGTTACAAACTCTGTCTCATTCCCCGCTCAAAAGTGTGA
- the LOC102281753 gene encoding olfactory receptor 13A1-like, with the protein MVSYGFIISTILRFVCAHMEQGLGAAPGWATRSNETLMIEFVLQGFSELPRLRLPLFRCFFSLYTLALTGNAVIIAVVSHSASLQSPMYFFLCNLAAMDIVCTSSVLPKALVGLAFEENTISFPGCMAQLFFLTWSASSELLLLTAMAYDRYVAICRPLHYSWRMSPRLCQSLAVGVWAVCALNGSLHAGLMTRLSFCGPNIIAHFFCEIPPLLLLSCSPTLVNSIMTVLADAFYGVLNFLLTLVSYGCIVASILRMRSAAGRRRAFSTCSSHLLVVSVYYSAVFCAYISPASSYSPERSKVSAVLYTMLSPTLNPIVYSLRNTEVKHALGRLISSL; encoded by the exons ATGGTGTCCTATGGCTTCATCATCTCCACCATCCTGAGATTT GTCTGTGCACACATGGAGCAAGGCCTTGGGGCTGCTCCCGGCTGGGCCACAAGGTCCAACGAGACCCTGATGATAGAGTTCGTGCTTCAGGGCTTCTCGGAGCTGCCCCGCCTGCGGCTGCCCCTTTTCCGCTGCTTCTTCTCCCTCTACACCCTGGCGCTCACGGGCAACGCTGTGATCATCGCCGTGGTCAGCCACAGCGCCAGCCTCCAGAgccccatgtactttttcctctgCAATCTAGCTGCCATGGATATTGTCTGCACCTCATCTGTGCTGCCCAAGGCACTGGTGGGCCTGGCCTTCGAGGAAAACACCATCTCCTTCCCGGGGTGCATGGCCCAACTGTTCTTCCTCACCTGGTCCGCATCTtccgagctgctgctgctgacagccatggcctatgaccgctacgtGGCCATCTGCCGCCCGCTGCACTACAGCTGGCGGATGAGCCCGCGGCTGTGCCAGTCGCTGGCCGTGGGCGTGTGGGCCGTCTGTGCCCTCAACGGGTCGCTGCACGCTGGGCTGATGACGCGGCTGTCCTTCTGTGGCCCCAATATTATCGCACACTTCTTCTGCGAGATCCCCCCACTCCTGCTGCTCTCCTGCAGCCCCACACTCGTGAATAGCATCATGACTGTGTTAGCTGATGCCTTCTATGGAGTCCTCAACTTCCTGCTCACCCTGGTGTCCTATGGCTGCATTGTCGCCAGCATCCTGCGCATGCGCTCGGCTGCAGGGAGGCGGCGGGCCTTCTCAAcctgctcctcccaccttctGGTGGTCTCCGTGTACTACTCCGCAGTGTTCTGTGCCTATATCAGCCCGGCCTCCAGCTACAGCCCTGAGAGAAGCAAGGTGTCCGCAGTGCTCTACACGATGCTGAGCCCCACTCTGAACCCCATCGTCTACTCTCTGAGGAACACGGAGGTTAAACATGCCCTGGGGAGACTT atctctagtctt